Proteins encoded together in one Pogoniulus pusillus isolate bPogPus1 chromosome 18, bPogPus1.pri, whole genome shotgun sequence window:
- the CHRM3 gene encoding muscarinic acetylcholine receptor M3 has translation MLTHYQFCFQEWTSQNYTVPDPISRFDVPHWTILCQRATMIMQNNSSASPMFSNVSSFWKRDSHELGLLDEAASLIGSYDFPQTTESFSFSTMESTNMSLNATSKDPLGGHTVWQVVLIAFLTGILALVTIIGNILVIVAFKVNKQLKTVNNYFLLSLACADLIIGVISMNLYTTYIIMDHWALGNLACDLWLSIDYVASNASVMNLLVISFDRYFSITRPLTYRAKRTTKRAAVMIGLAWIVSFVLWAPAILFWQYFVGERTVPPDECFIQFLSEPIITFGTAIAAFYLPVTIMSILYWRIYKETEKRTKELAGLQASGSEAEAARFIHQTGSSRSCSSYELQRQSMKRSTRRKYRRCHFWLTMKSWEPNTDQGDQEHSSSDSWNNNDAAASLENSASSDEEDIAAETRAIYSIVLKLPGHSAILNSTKLPSSEDLHESGDELQKSDTESKEKKPKKLHPPKSIQDGGNFQKSFSKLPIQPGSAETTTTSDDISSVTKASAALPLSFKEATLAKKFALKTRSQITKRKRMSLIKEKKAAQTLSAILFAFIITWTPYNIMVLANTFCSCIPKTFWNLGYWLCYINSTVNPMCYALCNKTFRNTFKMLLLCQCDKRKRRKQQYQQRQSVIFHKRIPREAS, from the coding sequence ACTATGTCAGAGAGCCACAATGATCATGCAAAATAACAGTTCAGCCTCACCCATGTTTTCAAATGTCAGCTCCTTCTGGAAGAGAGATTCACATGAGCTGGGACTCCTTGATGAAGCAGCATCGCTCATTGGCAGCTATGATTTCCCTCAGACCACAGAGAGCTTTTCCTTCTCCACTATGGAATCAACAAACATGTCCCTAAATGCTACAAGCAAAGACCCTCTGGGTGGACACACTGTCTGGCAAGTAGTTCTGATTGCTTTCCTCACTGGGATCCTTGCACTGGTGACCATCATAGGAAACATCCTAGTGATTGTTGCTTTTAAGGTTAACAAACAACTGAAAACTGTCAACAACTACTTCTTGCTGAGTCTCGCTTGTGCCGATTTGATTATCGGTGTTATTTCCATGAATCTTTACACTACATACATCATCATGGACCACTGGGCTTTGGGAAACTTGGCCTGTGATCTTTGGCTCTCCATTGACTATGTTGCCAGTAATGCCTCTGTCATGAATCTCCTTGTCATAAGTTTTGACAGGTATTTTTCCATCACTAGACCGCTTACATACAGAGCCAAACGAACAACCAAAAGGGCTGCAGTGATGATCGGTTTGGCATGGATCGTCTCTTTTGTTCTTTGGGCCCCTGCCATCTTGTTTTGGCAGTATTTTGTTGGGGAGAGGACTGTGCCTCCTGATGAATGTTTTATCCAGTTTCTAAGTGAACCTATCATCACTTTTGGCACTGCCATAGCTGCCTTTTACTTACCAGTCACTATTATGAGTATTTTGTATTGGAGGATCTACAAGGAGACCGAGAAGCGCACCAAAGAATTAGCAGGGCTACAGGCTTCAGGCagtgaagcagaggcagcacgCTTCATACACCAGACAGGCAGCTCCCGGAGCTGTAGCAGCTATGAGCTGCAGCGGCAGAGCATGAAGCGCTCCACACGAAGGAAATACAGACGCTGCCACTTCTGGCTTACAATGAAGAGCTGGGAACCCAACACAGACCAGGGGGACCAagaacacagcagcagtgacagctgGAACAACAAtgatgctgctgcctctcttgaaAATTCAGCCTCCTCTGATGAAGAAGACATTGCTGCAGAGACCAGAGCCATCTACTCAATCGTGCTGAAGCTTCCTGGTCACAGCGCCATCCTCAATTCCACAAAACTACCCTCCTCGGAAGATTTGCATGAGTCAGGGGATGAGCTACAGAAGTCTGACACGgaatcaaaagaaaagaaacctaAAAAATTGCACCCTCCCAAAAGCATTCAGGATGGTGGAAACTTCCAAAAGAGCTTTTCTAAGCTTCCGATTCAGCCAGGATCAGCAGAAACGACCACAACTTCTGATGACATCTCATCAGTGACCAAGGCATCTGCGGCTCTGCCCTTGTCCTTCAAGGAAGCAACTCTGGCAAAAAAGTTTGCCTTGAAGACCAGAAGTCAGATCACAAAGAGAAAACGTATGTCACTtatcaaagaaaagaaagcagcacagaCACTCAGTGCCATTTTGTTTGCCTTCATCATTACCTGGACCCCATATAACATCATGGTTCTGGCAAACACCTTTTGCAGCTGTATTCCCAAAACTTTCTGGAACCTGGGGTATTGGCTTTGCTACATCAATAGCACAGTGAACCCCATGTGCTATGCACTGTGTAACAAAACATTCAGAAACACTttcaagatgctgctgctgtgccagtgcGACAAACGAAAACGACGCAAACAGCAGTATCAGCAAAGGCAGTCTGTCATTTTTCATAAGCGAATCCCTAGGGAGGCTTCATAA